A genomic region of Corticium candelabrum chromosome 6, ooCorCand1.1, whole genome shotgun sequence contains the following coding sequences:
- the LOC134180869 gene encoding tyrosine-protein kinase receptor UFO-like, translated as MIQLIVAAVAHFDKVEKFDDNSTAIEHCFQERGKSVVAGSYWFGAILLIAFIALLIVDLCVKKDEEDEHHLTVFDIIRTSIAVAASILYMIGLVFVVHVDSTSQCLNHGRWFIFLALFPAFVGLLVSALQTVKSIREKRREIQEYRYSMELLRIRSQSSQKHLYLFDGFPHLSAKAEGSSFKLDEDVLKEIGEVLIDPGRIDIKVTIGKGNFGEVFKGMLDTDNEVAVKSVQDVTSQKEVTDFIREGLQMKAFDHPNVMELVGICWLNDDSAKVRMTAPLIVLPFMERGDLKNYLRKSRPGKLSPEEALKSPINLAQLAKFCHQIGMGMEYLSKQGIIHRDLAARNCMVNNDLDIKVADFGLSRAMSEGKDYYRMGQGGQLSVKWMAPESLIDFFFTEKSDVWAFGVTMWEVMTLAQVPYPGVSNQDVIPYLKRGNRLHKPDECPFEIYEIMKRCWIMNAEERPTFTNLVRDIEEFLTELMNYFDPNAADEPVPPDPYSNWSQARSAEIMEIEEQAERERANRENEPDGGEGLGLELLDKLGRGGDVVVNMTAVEENDETPRYHQSELENEETPRYHQSELDV; from the exons ATGATTCAGCTCATTGTGGCGGCTGTGGCTCACTTTGACAAAGTAGAGAAGTTTGATGACAACAGTACGGCAATTGAACATTGTTTCCAAGAACGAGGCAAATCAGTAGTGGCTGGTTCGTACTGGTTTGGTGCCATTCTTCTGATTGCATTCATTGCTCTCCTCATTGTCGACTTGTGTGTGAAAAAGGATGAAGAAGATGAGCATCATTTGACTGTTTTTGACATTATCAGGACGTCTATTGCAGTTGCAGCCAGCATCCTGTACATGATTGGGTTGGTGTTTGTTGTGCACGTTGATAGTACATCACAGTGTCTTAATCATGGACGTTGGTTCATTTTCCTTGCGTTGTTTCCTGCATTTGTTGGTCTACTTGTGAGTGCTCTTCAAACTGTCAAAAGCATTCGTGAAAAGAGGAGAGAAATCCAAGAATACCGTTATTCTATGGAGCTGCTAA GAATTCGTAGTCAGTCTTCGCAAAAGCATCTCTATCTATTTGATGGATTTCCTCACCTCTCTGCCAAAGCTGAAGGATCAAGCTTCAAGCTTGACGAGGATGTCCTAAAAGAGATAGGCGAAGTGCTGATTGATCCTGGAAGGATAGACATCAAAGTTACAATTGGAAAAG GCAATTTTGGAGAGGTTTTCAAGGGTATGCTTGATACAGACAACGAAGTCGCAGTCAAATCGGTGCAGG ATGTAACTAGTCAAAAGGAAGTGACTGATTTTATACGGGAAGGACTGCAGATGAAGGCATTCGATCATCCCAATGTAATGGAACTGGTTGGGATCTGTTGGCTAAACGACGACAGCGCAAAGGTACGAATGACTGCACCATTGATCGTACTGCCATTTATGGAGAGAGGAGATCTCAAAAACTACCTGAGAAAAAGCAGACCAGGAAAGCTTTCTCCGGAGGAAGCACTG AAAAGTCCAATCAATCTTGCTCAACTAGCAAAGTTTTGTCATCAGATTGGTATGGGAATGGAATATCTCAGCAAGCAGGGCATCATTCATCGTGATCTTGCCGCCAGAAACTGCAT GGTGAACAATGATTTGGATATAAAAGTGGCCGACTTTGGTCTTTCTCGTGCAATGTCTGAGGGCAAGGACTATTATCGGATGGGACAGGGAGGCCAGCTGTCAGTGAAATGGATGGCACCTGAAAGTCTCATCGATTTCTTCTTCACAGAAAAATCTGACGTG TGGGCATTTGGTGTTACTATGTGGGAAGTCATGACTTTGGCTCAAGTTCCCTATCCTGGTGTCTCCAATCAAGATGTTATTCCCTACCTTAAACGAGGAAATCGTCTCCACAAACCTGATGAGTGTCCATTTGAAAT ATACGAAATTATGAAGCGTTGCTGGATAATGAACGCGGAGGAACGTCCTACGTTCACAAATCTGGTCCGGGATATTGAAGAATTCCTCACTGAGTTAATGAATTACTTTGATCCTAATGCTGCTGATGAACCTGTCCCACCGGATCCTTACTCAAACTGGTCTCAGGCACGTTCGGCCGAAATCATGGAGATCGAAGAGCAGGCTGAGAGAGAAAGAGCAAATCGTGAGAATGAGCCAGATGGTGGTGAAGGATTAGGATTAGAGCTTCTGGACAAGCTAGGACGAGGTGGTGACGTGGTTGTCAATATGACTGCAGTGGAGGAGAATGATGAAACACCTCGTTATCATCAGTCAGAGTTGGAGAATGAGGAAACACCTCGTTATCATCAGTCAGAGTTGGATGTTTAG